ATTGTGCATTTCATTCATGTAGGTTTAGCATTGGAATCCTTGTGATCCAGAAATTGCTTGTTTAAGAAGCACTTACTGTCTTCGGCAGCAAAGAATGTTTATGGAGCTTGctccatatgttgttgttgcttcgCATATTATCTGATCATCCATTTTGAAATTTCTGGGAAGAGCATTACTAATATATATTCTTGTTGTATCTTTTTTCTTTAGCACTTGAATTCTGAAGTTCGACACTGGTGTGAAATGAACTTAGTCTGTCCCTTGCTAAAGATTATTGCACACAAAGCATATTTGATGCTACTATGAGGTATGTCTTACTTTATTAAGTTGCTTAGCTCTGCTCTGTATTGTTTGCTTATGGTCTGTTTCTCAAGGAATTTCTATGAGGAGTTACTGTTATGTACAACCTTTTTCTGCTTACATTTCTTTGCTCCCACCCCTGTTTTAAGTAGTCGACTATTTTTAGCTATTTGAAAACATCATCAAGTACAATCCTAGTATATAGGCATACACATCATAAGCATGAAGTGCCAAAAAAGATAAAGAACTGTAGAGATACTGTCCCAATGTATTCCTTTATTTGTGGTTATCTTGCTTCAAGTAGCTGTGCTAAGGATTACCTCACACTTGTAAAACTTGATGTCATCATATGAACTGAAGATTTTTTCCTGATATCTCTGGGTTCTATATCATTACTaccattaaaaattaaaacatagcTCTGTAAGCACAGGCTGCTTTTTCAACATGAGAACTAAAAACTCTTACGAGTCTGGTTTTCACCGCTAATGCAGTTGTAGCCTGCAGCATTTTCCAGTAAGACGATAGTCAATGATCAGGTCAGTGAATTACCATTGTGCTTTCCAGATGAAGCATATGAATAAGAAATTACCCCAATTCTGTAGTTCCCGATGTCTCGTAGTTCTGTTGCTGTGGCTGGCTAAGCTGGAGATGAACAGGAGCATGAGGGTCCTCATTGATTCTTAAACTGTTTGGAACAAGGGGATTTCTGCTCACTCCATTTGCATCTCTATTTCCATAAACCTGTAGTTCAACACAATGAAGAAACAATTTGCTAGAGTTCTAAGCAGAATGGTTCCCTCTTTCACTTGGTATAAGAATACAAAAGGAAATAATTGATCTTGAAGCATAGTGAAAACTTTTAGTGATGTACATTGATACCTTCTTATACAATTCCATATTTTCTTGACGAATTAGGTTTACCTTCTTATATAGGTCCATGTTTTCCTGATGGATGAGGTTTCCCTgcaaggaaaaaaattaatttagtatCTTGAGAAGTTGTCCTTTTTAGAATAAATTGATAAGAGTCTTATGTGTTGATTGACCTTTCGGTTTAGTTCTTGTATCTCATCAATCAGAATTTCGTCCTGTAGACATGCGGGGTAGAGTTAGTTTTAATTCAATTAATGTAGTGAACATTTGATGGATCTGGAAATTTCATACCTTTCTAACACGAACACCACGGAGACTCATTTCCAGCTGATTCTCCAAGTTCTGCAAATCTTTGACGCTCAGACCAGAAAGCTCTTCACCCATCAtttgtctatcttgcataaataAACTGTTAAGAAACATGCAATTCCAACAGAAAAACTGACATTTGACTGTATGTGACTTATACATCCTGTTTTAAACAACTGTGACTTCTCGTTTCTTGAGGGTTTTTTATGTTAAACAGTTTAACGGGGCTTTGGAAGAAATCTATAACACCATTTGAGGTGCGGTTATTACTGGATTGTCACTCCCCAACATTGAGTTTCTTTCTGGGATTATATAGTGAAGACATCTTTACGGAATCCTCCAGTGAATTGTATGATTCACTGCAGTATATTTAGGGAAATGTGGTATGCCTTAGGGGTGTGTTCagtatggaggaaaatattttcaggaaaatgttttcctatTTTCTTGTGTTGGGTTGgccaaaaattttgaaaaatattttctttaggaAAACAAGCTccttgaaaatatgaaaaatgaCTAACTTAATGAAAGTAAGGAAAACAAGTTGCACCTCCCCACCCtcacaaccccccccccccaaagccccccaccccaccccatccTCATAGAGTCATAGTTTGTcttagatatatatatacacatacttttaggataatattttttacttgcataccgaacacaagaaaataagaaaCCAGTCGTTTTCCTAGAGAATGTTTTCCTCTGGACCAAAAGAAGTCCATGCTAATACTTTAATTCATAAGAGAGACTGAATGATGTTTGATCCTTTAAAATCCTGTTCTGAAGGATTACGACCATGGTCCTGAGTGCCTCATCCTTTTGATTGTAAAACCAGTAGCTTGAAGTAATCTGAATATCCTTTCTGTCAGTACTTACAGATATAACCTTTTTAAGAAGAAATTCGAGCAGATATCTCTGTCATCTTCTATTTTGTGAACTGATGCTACAAGCTATCTAGTGGCACTTAGACTTTTTCCAGCAAGGTGGTGATAGTTGAGTTAGTTTCATGCATAAGAACTACTACTTAGCAAAATTTGTGGTTGGCCTACGATCCCAATACAGTTGAAGATATTGAAGGAATGTTCCAAACGGCATCCTTGATGAGACACCTTCTGCATCACTACTAGAGCTGTCTTTTTCCCCTTTACATCATACTATCACAGAAATTATAACATTACTCCCTCCGTTATTATAacattactccctccgttttaGTTTGTTTgtgttactttcctttttagtctgtttaaaaaagaatgccTCTTTCCTTTTTGACTACTTTTTAATTCTAAATTTGGAAAAGGGTCAGAGTTGCCCTTATACTCTTCAAAATGAATTATAGTTACCTTTCAATATACTTTTTGATATAGTTGCCCTTACAATCCAACTTTGAACACACATGTACCCTCAACTGTTAATTCCCTTTGTTCCCACCTTTATTTCCTACGTGACGCCCATGTGGATTTTTATTTCTTCCAATTTAAATTATCTTAACCCGACCCACCATTAAAACCAACCCAGGTTGCAAAATAAACCCACCCCAAATATTCCCAAAGAAAAACAAGATGCATTCGTTCTCAGAGAAATTGGGGTGGAAATCGCAGAAGTGTGGTGAAATTTTGCCATGAAATTGAGGTTGGAAAAGGGTTCTTAGAGTTTGGATGCACAATAACAAGAACACTTTTGGGAAAAAAGATTTCCAAAATGCCAAACAGTAGAATGATAGTTTGAGAACAAAAATGGGTTCAATATTTGATGGTACCAGTAGCTACGAGGATCatcccaacaacaataataatagtactagTAATGTATATTACAAATTAGACATTTGGATTCAACATCCTTGTGCAACTTCTTTTCCAATTAGTATTTCAAAAGAACTATGTAATGTATAACATCAACAACTAAGGTACATTACCATTTtaagttcaaaagaaaagatTCATTTACTTGAAAGACAGGTGGATCtagaatttaaatttgatgGGTTTAATTTAATATGTAGTTTTTTTATGATACACATACACTTTTGCGACTACggtgagtatgttgttgtttcgTAGCACTTCTGAAATTATGGGTTCAAACTTTAATACCTTAGTGATTTTTCACATATAGATCTCTACTTCATATCGAAAATGCCAGGATCAGTTGAACCCGGTAATTACATGCTATATCCGCAACTATTTAACAGTCTTATTGATTTTCAGGTAAATTAGGTGTCAGTTCTTAGATATCACACCAAGTTGGTGCCAAAACTTATTTACATCAAGTGAGGGTGTGATTAAATCAATGTTTT
This region of Solanum dulcamara chromosome 9, daSolDulc1.2, whole genome shotgun sequence genomic DNA includes:
- the LOC129904413 gene encoding MADS-box transcription factor 23-like isoform X1: MGRGKIVIRRIDNSTSRQVTFSKRRNGLLKKAKELAILCDAEAGVIIFSSTGKLYEYSNTSMKSVIERYNKTKEENHQLATPTSEVRFWQREAAMLRQQLQNLQQNHRQMMGEELSGLSVKDLQNLENQLEMSLRGVRVRKDEILIDEIQELNRKGNLIHQENMDLYKKVNLIRQENMELYKKVYGNRDANGVSRNPLVPNSLRINEDPHAPVHLQLSQPQQQNYETSGTTELGLQLH
- the LOC129904413 gene encoding MADS-box transcription factor 23-like isoform X2; amino-acid sequence: MGRGKIVIRRIDNSTSRQVTFSKRRNGLLKKAKELAILCDAEAGVIIFSSTGKLYEYSNTSMKSVIERYNKTKEENHQLATPTSEFWQREAAMLRQQLQNLQQNHRQMMGEELSGLSVKDLQNLENQLEMSLRGVRVRKDEILIDEIQELNRKGNLIHQENMDLYKKVNLIRQENMELYKKVYGNRDANGVSRNPLVPNSLRINEDPHAPVHLQLSQPQQQNYETSGTTELGLQLH
- the LOC129904413 gene encoding MADS-box transcription factor 23-like isoform X3, translating into MGRGKIVIRRIDNSTSRQVTFSKRRNGLLKKAKELAILCDAEAGVIIFSSTGKLYEYSNTSMKSVIERYNKTKEENHQLATPTSEVRFWQREAAMLRQQLQNLQQNHRQMMGEELSGLSVKDLQNLENQLEMSLRGVRVRKDEILIDEIQELNRKGNLIHQENMDLYKKVYGNRDANGVSRNPLVPNSLRINEDPHAPVHLQLSQPQQQNYETSGTTELGLQLH